Genomic window (Phragmites australis chromosome 5, lpPhrAust1.1, whole genome shotgun sequence):
GCGCCAGCGAAATTGCCTCCGTGACGGCCTTGAGTTCTACCGTGAATGCATCCGCCACATGATCAGCCCTTCCAGCTTTGCCAGCTACGAATTGCCCTTTGCTATCTCTGAGCACCATTTTTTTATGCTCCATCGACATTCGCTTTTAAGAAATCTCCATGAGGTGGTGACCACTTTAGTATACGTGCGTCTTGCCCTTCCTTCTGTCCTGAACAACTGCAAATACTCAAAAGTATAGCATTGAGCTCAGAAACCAATATGTTCACAAGAGAAGCCAAGCTCGCCTTCACGAATTATATTCCTATTATCCCACCATAGCCACCAGACCACTGTAATCTTGAGCTGTTCCTCAACCGGTAAGCGCCGCAGGATTGAAACTGCATCTAAAGCCGTAAAGCAGCTGGCCAATTCCCTTCTGATGTCTTCCATCTGCAAAATTCTCCAGCACTCTTCTACCTTTTTGCACTTCATAAATAGATGTGAACCATCCTCATCCTGACGGTGACACAAGAAACATTCTGGCCGCCAAGTTATTGTGAGCAAATCGCCAAAGAAACTTCTTAATTTTACTCGGACAAATGTTCAGCCATCACCTATCACTGGATCCCGTCTCACATCCTACTTCCCTAGACAGCTCTTGCATCATTAACAAATGTCCACTCTGGCTCTGCTTGTACTTAttgcatttttcctttttcgcaaAATTAAGTACATACTATTACAGAAGTGTCCATATCAGAAGAATACCATCGACTgtgaaaatgatatatatagaCCTaagacccacatgtcatctatTTTTCAacttctatgatttttacaataatACCTAGCAAATTGCTCCTTCTTTTCCCCCCCCAAAAGTTCAGAACTAAGTTTGAAACTTTGAACAGTGAGCTTACACACAACACAATTGGCACTTGTATTGAAATATTATACAACAGCCGATATTATGTTGCCTTGCTGACTGTCGACCCCCAACCTCGCAAAATCAAATAAGGAATTGTTTCTTAAGAACAGTATTAGGCAGATCATCTATGGCTGGAGCCTTCTTTGATTCACCTCACTTCAAACCAGATAAGATTATCCGATATATAGGGTGCCACAAGCAAGCCACCAATGAAATCCCAGTCCAACATCCAGAATACATGGGTGCAACGtaacatttcataattttacAAGAAACATCTCCCAATACACTGATCGGGATACCCATGACCACGCATACTTGCTTGTTGGTGACAAGGTATTGAACCAACAGCAACCTCGCTACCGCTGAGCCAGCTTCTTCAGGTGTTGAAACAACTTTTGCTTTATCCACTGTCGATCATATGGTAGAAATGCCTGAATCGAGTGATCATAACTGCGAATGGAGAACACAGAGCTGTTAAGTTTTTAACTTTGAACACAAACATGTATAAATACTTCGGACCACTTCAAAGATCTAAAAAGTTCTTGTACTCACACTAGTGCACTTATGTCAGCTAGGCCATCAATGAAGTTATACAGGTCACTGATATCATAGGTTATGTTCGGGACCATTGGGTTGATGTCCCTAATTTTCCTTTCATAAAGCCCACAGATTCCTACCATTTCAGTAGAGAACAGTATTAAGTAACTCCTGAACTTATAAAGGGAAGTGAATCAAGAAGCGCCACTGAACAATGGCACAATTCTGATTTCAGTGGGGCATATAGGATGGATCCATGTCAAACTAGCCCATTGGTAGAGAGTAGAGTGtggaaaacaaaagaaatcgGTTCCGAATAAAATATCACCAGTGTGATACCAGAGAATCATCATCTCCTTTCTGAAAGGCAGCATTGGATAGCTATGCGCCTATTACTACAATGTTGTTAATTTATTAGTGAAATCTCAAGCCAGTTCTTCTAGACTTGGAAAATACACGAGTGCTTGAGGGGAAAGCCACAGTAACAATAAATAAATGATGCTGCAGACACAAAACATAAAAAGCAACTTCATGAAGTTTTAGGATCACATGAAAACTACTAGGATCACACTAATAACGTAAGGGTTACTATTCGAACATTGCTGCTGCAGATCCCTTTTTAAAACCATACGTACCATCCAATGCATGGTTAATTGAATTATAGTCCATAAATGTTCTAGAAGCCCTGTTTTGGGATGGTTGCATCAGAATGATGGTATGCCTCCCAGcctgcaagattcaagaagtcaAATCCACACATCAACACCAAGTGCGGTAAGTATCAATGCATAACTGCAACTAGTTCAAGATAGCACAAGTGCAAAGCATCGGACATTAATCAATGCTAAAGAAATTACCAACATGCTCATAGCTGCTGAGTGTCCAAAGTCCAAACAGGTTCCTAAAAGTGAAACTATGTCCCATGGCAACTCCTATATTATTGCAGTATTCCTAAAAAGAGTCATCACTACAAAAGCGAAGATTCACTAGAGAACCCCTTGAGTGTATCAAACACgatacaaactttttttttatcccCTGGCATGATTCCTTTATTTTGAGCAGCCATTGTAATGTTGATCTCATCATCACTAAGTTGGCTTCACACAGGATGCACAATTATGGCATCCAAGAGCTTCTGATCTTACAGACAATAATACTCTGGGAATAGAATAACTCGACGTCTCAACCCAACACAATGCCTTGAAATAAGAGATATTATCAACAACATTCTTGTAGTCTTGCATGGAAACagcatttctttctttctatctGAAAGGGATTGACACTTCATACACGTCAACACATTATGCTTCTCCGTGTAGGATATTGCTATTTTTTTAAGTCTTACaattatatatgttggaaaAAACTCCTTCAAACATATAAAATTGCACCAGAATCTGagtagaagaaaaaaacaattttcTTGAACCAAGATAAGTCACAAACAAGAGTTAACTAGCTGAGAACGGCAGGAAAATTACAATCAAACATATATTTGTCTAACCTCAAATCACGAGAAAACATCTGGAAAAGAATAAAACATGCTGCGAAAAACTCTAGATGTAACAGGAATTTTCTTGTTATCCAGAGTCCCACGAACATTCCTAAAAGAAAGTGGTAAAAAatttagagtaaatttcacaaaaatacACTATAATTGTTAAAACTACCATAAAACTACACTTTTAGAAAGCTATTTCACAGAACTACACTTTTTCTGTCCTTTTGTATCATAAAACAACACATACTTTTCAAAAACTATCAGAAAACTACATTTTCATGTGACCTTATCGAAGAACTACACCATTTCTGCCCAACGGTATCGCAGAGCTACACTCTCGTTTCCTATATCCATTCTAACAGCTAAGCCCCACCTGGCATACTTAGTGGCGTATGACAGAGTCTGTTCGCTAGTGTGGCATCTCTTACCACGCGGGCTCCAGCAATACACGTAAGCAAGTCGATCTAGACTTAGTGAAGGCACGCCTAGGAGCAGTTTGGGTGGAAAAATTGCCGCGCTGCCAAAATCTGCCTTTGCGCTTCCGCATGGCACTTCTTGAGTATCTTCTAGTGGCCAACACATACTCCGGAGCCCATTTTCATGCAACACACTTCTATAATTGCATGTGTGCGTGTGTTGCTTGAAAATGGGCCAGATGTGTATTGCATGAAAATGGGCCTTGACATACGTGTTGGGCCACTAAAAGATACCCAAGAAGTGTCATGCGGAAGCGCAAAGGCATTTTTAGCAACGCGGCAATTTGCCCCAAACTGCTCCCAGGCGCACCTTCATCAGGTCCAGGTAGATT
Coding sequences:
- the LOC133919274 gene encoding enhancer of rudimentary homolog, which translates into the protein MAGRHTIILMQPSQNRASRTFMDYNSINHALDGICGLYERKIRDINPMVPNITYDISDLYNFIDGLADISALVYDHSIQAFLPYDRQWIKQKLFQHLKKLAQR